GTGAAGGTGTTTCCAGAAACAGACTCCGCTTTGCGATAGGCGTGAACGCACCGGGAGCAGCAGCGATACTGGCAGGGGGCAGTAGCCGGCGGATGGGCACGCCCAAAGCGTTGCTACAATGGCAAGGGCGTCCGCTGTTGGAGTATGTGGCGACCCGTCTTCAGACCGCCTTCTCGCAGGTAGTGGTGATTGGCGGAGAGGCGGCGTGGGTCACCGCGCCCGGCGTGGAGTGGGTACCGGATGAACAACCGGGCGCAGGTGTAGCCGCAGCCATACTGACTGCCCTGCACCATCTGCAGCAACCGTGCTTCGTATGCGCCTGCGATATGCCCTTCGTGCATGTGGAGTTCGGCAGGTGGTTAGTGGAGAACGCGGCGGGCGCCGCGGTACATGTGCCGCGCTGGCTGGGGCAGGCGCAACCTCTGCACGCGGCGTGGCTTCCCGAGGCGGCACCCTTCTTAGAGTCGAGCCTGCGGGAGGGGGAGTACGCCATGTGGCGCGTCCTGCAGCAAATGGAGAAGGCGGGTATACTGCAGTGGGCACAGGAAGAGGTCATACGCCGCTTCGATGCCGACGGGCAGTGCTTCGTCAACCTGAACACCCCGCAAGAGTGGCAACGGTGGAAAACAGCCTCGGAAAGGAGGTGAGGCAGGCAGATGAAAAAGGAAATCATCGTGAACGTGGGCAGCCGTGAGACGCGCATTGCCGTGCTGGAAGACGACCGTCTCATGGAGCTGCATGTGGAGCGCGAAGAGCGCATCGTGGGCAGTATCTACAAGTCGCGTGTGGCAAACGTGCTGCCCGGCATGGATGCGGCTTTTGTGGATATCGGGCTCGAGCGCAATGCGTTTCTGTATGTGGGCGATATCCTGCCCGAAAGCGGCGAAGAAACCCCTGCCCCCGCGTCGATGCGTCGTTCCGCCCTGCGCAACCGCAACATCAAGGAGATCCTGCGCGTGGGACAGGAGATACTGGTGCAGGTCACCAAAGGACCGCGCGGCACGAAGGGTTGCCGCGTCTCCACACGGATTACCCTGCCTGGCAGGTACGTGGTGCTGACGCCGGAAGGCGAGCATCTGGGCGTCTCTCGCAAAATCACCGACCCCAAAGAGCGCGAGCGACTGAAACGGCTGGGGCGCGAACTGCGCCCGGAGGGCTTCGGGCTGATTATCCGCACCGAAGCGGAAGACAAGAGTGAAGAGCAACTGCTGCAGGATATCGAGTGGCTGCTGGAGCAGTGGAGCAAGATTCAGGAGACCGCCCGCAAGGCGAAAGCGCCCGCGCTGATTCACAAAGACTACTCGCTGCTGTTCAAGACGGTACGCGACATCTTCAGCTCGGACACAACCCGTATGGTGATTGACGACCCGGAGGAGTTCCAGAAGGCAGTGGAGCTCGCCGGTCGCTTTGCGCCCAAACTCAAGTCTCGCATCGAATTGTACGACAAGGACGAGCCTATCTTCGACCACTTCCGCATCGAGCAGGAGATAGACCGCCTCATGAAGCGGCAGGTGTACCTGAAGTCGGGCGGTTACCTGACGATAGACGAAACCGAAGCGCTGACCACCATCGATGTGAACACGGGCAAGTTTACGGGCAGCACCAGTCTGGCAGACACCATCGTGCGTACGAACATCGAAGCCGCCGAGGAAGTAGCACGGCAACTGCGTTTGCGCGATTTGGGCGGGATTATCGTCATCGACTTCATCGACATGAGCAACGCGCATGACCGCCAGCAGGTGATGCGCACCCTGGAACGCGCCTTGAAACGCGACCGCGCCCGCACCAAAATCAGCCACATCAGCCCGCTGGGGCTGGTGCAGATGACGCGCAAGCGAACGGGCGAGTCGGTGGTGGAGCTTCTGATGGAGCCGTGTCCCTACTGTGGTGGGCGGGGGCGTATCATCGCTCCCGAATCGGTCAGTCTGGACATCGAGCGAGACCTCACCCGCCGCGCCACCGCCGAGCACGCCGAAGCCTACCTCGTTATCGCGCACCCGAAGGTGGCGGAGCTGATTATCGGTCCCGAGGGCGAAAACGTGGATGAACTGGAACACGCCCTGCATTGCGCTATCTATGTGCGCAGCGACCCGGAAAGACACGTGGAGAGCTACGATATCCGACCGGGCACGATGGCAGACTTCGACCGTTCCTGGCTGGGCTTCCGACGCGCGCAGGTGGTAGAGTGTCTGGTGGAACCGTCCTCGCTGGCTGCGGACGGCAACCTGAAATTCATCGGCTGGACGGACGGCTTCCTGCTGGACCTCACGGACGGCGCAGAATACGCGGGGCAACGGGTGAAAGCGCGCCTGCTGGACGTTCGTCGCTCCTTTGCCTTTGCGGAAATCATCCCCTCGGCGCGCCCGCTGGAGCGTAACGAGATACCGTAGCACAGGTGGAGGGCGAACCTCCCA
The Bacillota bacterium DNA segment above includes these coding regions:
- a CDS encoding molybdenum cofactor guanylyltransferase, translating into MNAPGAAAILAGGSSRRMGTPKALLQWQGRPLLEYVATRLQTAFSQVVVIGGEAAWVTAPGVEWVPDEQPGAGVAAAILTALHHLQQPCFVCACDMPFVHVEFGRWLVENAAGAAVHVPRWLGQAQPLHAAWLPEAAPFLESSLREGEYAMWRVLQQMEKAGILQWAQEEVIRRFDADGQCFVNLNTPQEWQRWKTASERR
- a CDS encoding Rne/Rng family ribonuclease; protein product: MKKEIIVNVGSRETRIAVLEDDRLMELHVEREERIVGSIYKSRVANVLPGMDAAFVDIGLERNAFLYVGDILPESGEETPAPASMRRSALRNRNIKEILRVGQEILVQVTKGPRGTKGCRVSTRITLPGRYVVLTPEGEHLGVSRKITDPKERERLKRLGRELRPEGFGLIIRTEAEDKSEEQLLQDIEWLLEQWSKIQETARKAKAPALIHKDYSLLFKTVRDIFSSDTTRMVIDDPEEFQKAVELAGRFAPKLKSRIELYDKDEPIFDHFRIEQEIDRLMKRQVYLKSGGYLTIDETEALTTIDVNTGKFTGSTSLADTIVRTNIEAAEEVARQLRLRDLGGIIVIDFIDMSNAHDRQQVMRTLERALKRDRARTKISHISPLGLVQMTRKRTGESVVELLMEPCPYCGGRGRIIAPESVSLDIERDLTRRATAEHAEAYLVIAHPKVAELIIGPEGENVDELEHALHCAIYVRSDPERHVESYDIRPGTMADFDRSWLGFRRAQVVECLVEPSSLAADGNLKFIGWTDGFLLDLTDGAEYAGQRVKARLLDVRRSFAFAEIIPSARPLERNEIP